In a genomic window of Glycine max cultivar Williams 82 chromosome 13, Glycine_max_v4.0, whole genome shotgun sequence:
- the LOC100788323 gene encoding zinc finger A20 and AN1 domain-containing stress-associated protein 4, translating to MAEEHRCETPEGHLLCANNCGFSGSTATMNLCSKCYGAIRLKEQEEASTKSTIETALSSSSLKPSFSTSPPTLVDVLIESPPPSLAEVAVTVAVEASSSISTSSGSVAQPNRCATCRKRVGLTGFKCRCGLTFCGAHRYSEKHACGFDFKTVGREEIARANPVIKAEKLRRI from the coding sequence ATGGCGGAAGAACACCGATGCGAAACTCCCGAAGGTCACCTACTCTGCGCCAACAACTGCGGCTTCTCCGGTAGCACCGCCACGATGAACCTCTGCTCGAAATGCTACGGCGCGATCCGCTTGAAGGAGCAAGAAGAAGCGTCGACGAAATCTACAATCGAAACCGCGCTCTCTTCTTCCTCGTTGAAACCGTCGTTCTCCACGTCACCTCCAACGTTGGTGGATGTCCTCATCGAATCGCCGCCGCCGTCTTTGGCGGAGGTTGCGGTCACGGTGGCGGTGGAGGCGTCGAGTTCTATTTCCACAAGCTCAGGTTCGGTTGCGCAACCGAACCGGTGTGCCACGTGTCGGAAGCGCGTGGGGCTGACCGGGTTCAAGTGCAGGTGCGGATTGACGTTCTGCGGGGCCCACAGGTACTCGGAGAAGCACGCGTGCGGGTTCGATTTTAAGACGGTGGGGAGAGAGGAGATTGCACGTGCCAACCCCGTGATCAAAGCGGAGAAGCTGCGGAGGATTTGA